The Devosia yakushimensis genome has a segment encoding these proteins:
- a CDS encoding PhoH family protein produces MSPTADNALASQLELAFEDNRLAAQLYGDFDQNLALIEQRLKVSATPRGNHVLLKGAASTVDQARRVLESLYASLEEGRSVDIADVDAVIRMIETEDSQLTLPTLERKGKVRMAQIATRKSTIVARTPAQDAYMRAMERSELVFGVGPAGTGKTYLAVAHAASLLERGDINRIILSRPAVEAGERLGFLPGDMKEKVDPYLRPLYDALYDMMKPENVERCITSGIIEVAPLAFMRGRTLANAVVILDEAQNTTSMQMKMFLTRLGENSKMIVTGDPTQVDLPRGEKSGLVEAVHLLEKVEGVHISRFSDKDVVRHALVGRIVRAYEADTAKKLADKASEGLSR; encoded by the coding sequence TTGTCACCGACCGCCGACAACGCACTCGCATCGCAACTCGAACTCGCTTTTGAAGACAATCGCCTGGCTGCCCAGCTTTATGGCGATTTCGACCAGAACCTGGCGCTGATCGAACAGCGGCTCAAGGTTTCGGCCACTCCCCGCGGCAATCATGTTCTGCTCAAAGGCGCGGCCTCCACGGTCGACCAGGCCAGGCGTGTGCTCGAATCGCTCTATGCCAGCCTTGAGGAAGGCCGCAGCGTCGACATTGCCGATGTCGATGCGGTGATCCGCATGATCGAGACCGAGGACAGCCAGCTGACCCTGCCGACGCTGGAGCGCAAGGGCAAGGTGCGCATGGCCCAGATCGCCACGCGCAAATCCACCATTGTCGCGCGCACGCCCGCCCAGGACGCCTATATGCGCGCCATGGAGCGGAGCGAATTGGTATTCGGGGTGGGGCCGGCCGGTACGGGCAAGACCTATCTGGCGGTGGCCCATGCGGCGTCGCTCCTCGAACGGGGCGATATCAACCGCATCATCCTGTCGCGTCCGGCCGTGGAAGCGGGCGAGCGGCTGGGCTTTCTACCGGGCGACATGAAGGAAAAGGTCGATCCCTATCTGCGCCCGCTCTATGACGCGCTCTATGACATGATGAAGCCGGAAAATGTCGAGCGCTGCATCACCTCGGGCATTATCGAAGTGGCGCCGCTTGCCTTCATGCGTGGCCGGACACTGGCCAATGCCGTGGTCATCCTCGATGAGGCACAGAATACCACATCGATGCAGATGAAGATGTTCCTGACCCGTCTGGGCGAGAACTCCAAGATGATCGTCACCGGCGATCCGACCCAGGTCGATCTGCCGCGCGGGGAGAAATCGGGGCTGGTCGAGGCGGTGCATCTGCTCGAAAAGGTCGAGGGCGTGCATATCAGCCGGTTCAGCGACAAGGATGTGGTGCGCCACGCCCTGGTGGGTCGTATCGTGCGGGCCTACGAGGCCGACACGGCCAAGAAACTGGCCGACAAGGCCTCCGAAGGACTGAGCCGCTGA
- the miaB gene encoding tRNA (N6-isopentenyl adenosine(37)-C2)-methylthiotransferase MiaB: MTEISANTKKLFIKTYGCQMNVYDSDRMADALAPQGYEPTGDIAQADLVLLNTCHIREKASEKVFSELGRLKELQNERRALGGDMLIGVAGCVAQAEGEEIARRAPVVDMVFGPQAYHRLPDMLARAEAQRHMHPSLKQAVIDTDFPEEDKFDHLPAAKKEVTIKRGLTAFLTVQEGCDKFCSFCVVPYTRGAEVSRPVSQVIAEARGLVEAGVKEITLLGQNVNAYHGVDGAGRAVGLGELAYLLAEISGLERLRYTTSHPRDMDDALIAAHRDLDILMPYLHLPVQSGSDSILKAMNRRHTAAEYMKVIEAIKTARPDMALSGDFIVGFPGETDRDFEDTLRIIADVGYASAYSFKYSTRPGTPGANLDGQVAEEIKTERLYRLQELVNSQTTAFHASCVGKVLPVLIERPGRMPGQVGGRSPYLQAVHLEGSTDLIGAIHQVEIVGTSTNSLVGRLKVAVAA, encoded by the coding sequence ATGACCGAGATATCAGCCAATACCAAGAAGCTTTTCATCAAGACCTATGGCTGTCAGATGAATGTCTATGACAGCGACAGGATGGCCGACGCCCTGGCGCCGCAAGGCTATGAGCCGACGGGCGACATTGCGCAGGCGGACCTCGTGCTGCTCAATACCTGCCATATCCGCGAAAAGGCGTCCGAGAAGGTCTTTTCCGAACTGGGCCGGCTCAAGGAATTGCAGAATGAGCGCCGGGCTTTGGGCGGCGACATGCTGATCGGGGTGGCGGGCTGCGTGGCGCAGGCCGAGGGCGAGGAAATCGCCCGGCGTGCGCCGGTGGTGGATATGGTATTCGGGCCGCAGGCCTATCACCGCCTGCCCGATATGCTGGCCCGCGCCGAGGCGCAGCGGCATATGCATCCGAGCCTCAAGCAGGCGGTGATCGACACCGACTTCCCCGAGGAAGACAAGTTCGACCACCTGCCGGCGGCAAAAAAGGAAGTGACCATCAAGCGCGGACTGACCGCGTTTCTGACCGTGCAGGAAGGCTGCGACAAGTTCTGCAGCTTCTGCGTGGTGCCCTATACGCGCGGGGCGGAAGTCAGCCGTCCGGTGAGCCAGGTCATCGCCGAGGCAAGGGGCCTGGTCGAGGCCGGGGTCAAGGAAATCACGCTATTGGGCCAGAACGTCAACGCCTATCACGGCGTCGACGGAGCGGGCCGGGCGGTGGGGCTGGGCGAACTGGCCTACCTACTGGCCGAAATTTCCGGGCTGGAACGGCTGCGCTATACGACCAGCCATCCGCGCGACATGGACGATGCGCTGATAGCAGCCCATCGCGATCTCGACATCCTGATGCCCTATCTGCATCTGCCGGTGCAATCGGGCAGCGACAGCATCCTCAAGGCGATGAACCGACGCCACACGGCGGCCGAATATATGAAGGTCATCGAGGCCATCAAGACGGCGCGGCCGGACATGGCGCTGTCGGGCGATTTCATCGTCGGCTTCCCGGGCGAGACCGATAGGGATTTCGAGGACACGCTCAGGATCATTGCCGATGTCGGCTATGCCTCGGCCTATTCGTTCAAATATTCGACCCGCCCGGGCACGCCGGGGGCCAATCTCGATGGCCAGGTCGCCGAGGAGATCAAGACCGAACGCCTTTACCGGCTGCAGGAACTGGTCAATAGCCAGACCACCGCCTTCCACGCCTCCTGCGTGGGCAAGGTGCTGCCGGTGCTGATCGAGCGGCCAGGCCGCATGCCGGGACAGGTGGGCGGACGCTCGCCATATCTGCAGGCTGTGCACCTGGAAGGATCAACGGACCTGATCGGGGCGATCCACCAGGTCGAGATTGTTGGCACCAGCACCAATTCGTTGGTGGGGCGGTTGAAAGTGGCGGTGGCGGCTTAG
- a CDS encoding sensor histidine kinase, with protein MRLLPLHFRVCMAKAETNHIQPRSGSRSIVFYLLVLALVGIVPSFLFAGILIQRNQVAQESTVETLIVATSRSIVQAMEREIAANVTTLRVLAASPLLRMGDFETFYDTSKLALAETSANLFIVNPDFTTFASTRQPFDSPSSVTRDVKSSERAFESNEIVVTDLLLGAVSRQWVYNILLPVDLGPHGRKLIALNQPASNFAGALTSNSLPEGWNTALLDNDGRIIAATPGVGATGEVFAPFNAMTQGFALGWQHFDTKQGAALGVIQRSGTTGWRLVAWAPVWSISQPLLIAVLLLIAGGIVLLGLILAALFWGSRRIGSSVRGLARDARRLGAGEPVVAKPYPVSEIAEVSEALEQASEARQAAEREVRFLMRELAHRSKNQMTVIAAMAKQTARGATDLPSYVQAFERRILGLARSTDLLLTHGTAGVLLAELIEHHIEPFSPTAPGRVTIAGPDIRLNGQAAQILGMAMHELATNAVKYGAFLDDEGHLSVTWDRVDDRLDLVWREKVARKIETSEHKGFGTTVLKSMVGGALDAQVERIGHDDGMEWRFAIPLAGIDPALAPAPAAEPDSE; from the coding sequence GTGCGCCTGCTGCCGCTGCATTTTCGGGTGTGCATGGCCAAGGCGGAAACCAACCATATCCAACCCCGGTCCGGATCCCGCTCGATCGTCTTTTACCTTCTGGTTCTGGCGCTTGTCGGCATTGTGCCCAGCTTCCTGTTCGCCGGCATTCTGATCCAGCGCAACCAGGTCGCCCAGGAGAGCACGGTCGAGACGCTGATCGTGGCCACGTCGCGCTCCATCGTGCAGGCCATGGAGCGTGAAATTGCCGCCAATGTCACCACGCTCCGCGTGCTCGCCGCCTCGCCCTTGCTGCGCATGGGCGATTTCGAGACCTTCTACGATACCAGCAAGCTGGCTTTGGCCGAAACCAGCGCCAATCTCTTCATCGTCAATCCTGACTTCACCACTTTCGCCAGCACACGCCAGCCGTTCGACAGCCCCTCCAGCGTGACGCGCGACGTGAAATCGAGTGAGCGCGCCTTCGAGAGCAACGAGATCGTCGTTACCGACCTGCTGCTGGGCGCCGTCTCCAGGCAATGGGTCTACAATATTCTCCTGCCCGTCGATCTGGGCCCCCATGGCCGCAAGCTGATCGCGCTCAACCAGCCGGCCAGCAATTTCGCCGGCGCGCTCACCTCCAATAGCCTGCCCGAGGGCTGGAACACCGCCCTGCTCGACAATGACGGGCGGATCATTGCCGCGACGCCCGGCGTCGGCGCCACCGGCGAGGTCTTTGCCCCCTTCAATGCCATGACGCAGGGTTTTGCCCTGGGCTGGCAGCATTTCGACACCAAGCAAGGCGCCGCTTTGGGCGTGATCCAGCGTTCGGGAACGACCGGCTGGCGGCTTGTCGCCTGGGCGCCGGTCTGGAGCATTTCCCAGCCCCTGCTGATTGCCGTGCTGCTGCTGATCGCCGGTGGCATTGTGCTGCTCGGGCTGATCCTGGCGGCTCTGTTCTGGGGCAGCCGGCGCATCGGCAGTTCCGTACGGGGTCTGGCCCGCGATGCGCGGCGGCTAGGCGCGGGCGAACCGGTCGTCGCCAAGCCCTATCCGGTTTCGGAAATCGCCGAAGTGTCCGAAGCGCTGGAACAGGCTTCCGAGGCGCGCCAGGCCGCCGAGCGCGAAGTGCGTTTCCTCATGCGCGAGCTGGCCCATCGCTCCAAGAACCAGATGACGGTTATCGCCGCCATGGCCAAGCAGACCGCCCGCGGCGCCACTGACCTGCCCAGCTACGTGCAGGCCTTCGAGCGCCGCATTCTGGGCCTGGCCCGCTCCACCGACCTATTGCTCACCCACGGCACGGCCGGGGTCCTGCTGGCCGAATTGATCGAGCATCACATCGAGCCGTTCAGCCCTACCGCGCCCGGGCGCGTCACCATTGCCGGCCCCGACATTCGCCTCAACGGCCAGGCCGCGCAGATCCTGGGCATGGCCATGCACGAACTGGCGACCAATGCGGTCAAATATGGCGCCTTCCTCGACGATGAAGGGCACCTGTCGGTCACCTGGGATCGCGTTGACGACAGGCTCGATCTGGTCTGGCGGGAAAAGGTCGCTCGCAAGATCGAGACCAGCGAGCATAAGGGCTTTGGCACCACCGTCCTCAAATCCATGGTTGGCGGCGCGCTCGACGCCCAGGTAGAACGCATCGGCCATGACGATGGCATGGAATGGCGCTTTGCCATTCCCCTGGCCGGCATTGACCCGGCTCTGGCCCCTGCCCCGGCCGCCGAACCCGATTCGGAATAA
- the rpsO gene encoding 30S ribosomal protein S15 produces MQPQVRGLWAPGVSGPAWTTSRPGRPQSSFERIFPMSITPERKTALIQEYATKPNDTGSPEVQVAILSERIANLTEHFKDHGKDNHSRRGLLKLVSLRRRLLDYVKKSDEARYKTLIEKLGLRR; encoded by the coding sequence ATGCAGCCCCAAGTTCGCGGCCTTTGGGCCCCGGGCGTTAGCGGCCCCGCCTGGACGACATCCCGGCCGGGGCGACCCCAATCCTCCTTTGAAAGGATATTTCCGATGTCGATTACGCCCGAGCGCAAGACCGCTTTGATCCAGGAATATGCAACCAAGCCGAACGATACCGGCTCGCCCGAAGTGCAGGTTGCCATCCTCTCCGAGCGCATTGCCAACCTCACCGAGCACTTCAAGGATCACGGCAAGGACAACCATTCCCGCCGCGGCCTGCTCAAGCTCGTTTCGCTCCGTCGCCGCCTGCTCGACTATGTCAAGAAGTCCGACGAAGCCCGCTACAAGACCCTGATCGAAAAGCTCGGTCTGCGCCGCTAA
- the pnp gene encoding polyribonucleotide nucleotidyltransferase encodes MTIDFDYHKVELNWGGQPLTLETGKIARQADGAVLATLGETVVLATVVSAKSPKPGIDFFPLTVNYQEKYFAAGKIPGGYFKREGRPTEAETLISRLIDRPIRPLFPDGYKNETQVIVTVLQHDMENNPDVLSMVAASAALTISGVPFMGPIGAARVGYVDGEYVLNLPVDRRADSKLDLVMAGTADAVLMVESEAKELSEEIMLGAVMFGHAESGKVIEAIIKLAELAAKDARDFEPEDHSAIETEMLAVVEADLRAAYKLTKKEERYAAVDAVKATAKAHFAARVEAGELSAEDVGAVFKHLQAKVVRWNVLDTGFRIDGRDLKTVRPIVSEVGVLPRTHGSALFTRGETQALVVATLGTGEDEQFIDSLEGTQKQNFLLHYNFPPYSVGEAGRMGSPGRREIGHGKLAWRAINPIRPSVEEFPYTIRIVSEITESNGSSSMATVCGTSLALMDAGVPMARPVAGIAMGLILEGEKFAVLSDILGDEDHLGDMDFKVAGTDQGITSLQMDIKIAGITEQIMQIALGQAKDGRIHILGEMAKAISASRGEVGEFAPRIETMKIPTEKIREVIGTGGKVIREIVEKTGAKINIEDDGTIKIASSDGSQIEAAIKWIRSITDEAEVGAIYQGTVVKTADFGAFVNFFGAKDGLVHISQLADQRVAKTTDVVKEGDKVWVKLLGFDERGKVRLSMKVVDQATGKEIKTEEAAAE; translated from the coding sequence ATGACTATCGATTTCGACTACCACAAGGTCGAGCTCAACTGGGGCGGTCAGCCCCTGACGCTGGAAACCGGCAAGATCGCCCGCCAGGCCGATGGCGCTGTGCTGGCGACGCTCGGTGAAACCGTTGTCCTCGCCACAGTTGTCAGCGCCAAGTCGCCCAAGCCGGGCATCGACTTCTTCCCGCTGACCGTGAACTACCAGGAAAAGTACTTCGCCGCCGGCAAGATCCCCGGTGGTTACTTCAAGCGCGAAGGCCGCCCGACCGAAGCCGAGACGCTGATCTCGCGCCTCATCGACCGCCCGATCCGCCCCCTCTTCCCTGATGGCTACAAGAACGAGACCCAGGTCATCGTGACTGTTCTCCAGCACGACATGGAGAACAATCCGGACGTGCTCTCGATGGTCGCGGCCTCCGCCGCCCTCACTATTTCGGGCGTGCCCTTCATGGGCCCGATCGGCGCCGCCCGCGTCGGTTATGTCGATGGCGAATATGTGCTGAACCTGCCCGTCGACCGCCGCGCTGATAGCAAGCTTGACCTGGTCATGGCCGGCACCGCCGACGCCGTGTTGATGGTTGAATCGGAAGCCAAGGAACTCAGCGAAGAAATCATGCTGGGTGCCGTCATGTTCGGCCATGCCGAAAGCGGCAAGGTCATCGAAGCCATCATCAAGCTGGCTGAACTCGCCGCCAAGGACGCCCGCGATTTCGAGCCGGAAGATCATTCGGCAATCGAAACCGAAATGCTCGCCGTCGTCGAAGCCGATCTGCGCGCTGCCTATAAGCTGACCAAGAAGGAAGAGCGCTACGCTGCCGTCGACGCCGTCAAGGCCACGGCCAAGGCGCATTTCGCCGCCCGCGTCGAAGCTGGCGAACTCTCGGCCGAAGACGTTGGCGCCGTGTTCAAGCACCTGCAGGCCAAGGTCGTGCGCTGGAACGTGCTCGACACCGGTTTCCGCATCGATGGCCGCGATCTCAAGACCGTTCGCCCGATCGTTTCCGAAGTTGGCGTTCTGCCCCGCACCCATGGTTCGGCGCTGTTCACCCGCGGCGAAACCCAGGCGCTGGTTGTTGCCACGCTGGGCACCGGCGAAGACGAGCAGTTCATCGACTCGCTCGAAGGCACCCAGAAGCAGAACTTCCTGCTGCACTACAACTTCCCTCCCTATTCGGTGGGTGAAGCTGGCCGCATGGGGTCGCCCGGCCGTCGCGAAATCGGCCATGGCAAGCTCGCCTGGCGTGCGATCAACCCGATCCGCCCCTCGGTCGAGGAATTCCCCTACACCATCCGTATCGTCTCCGAGATCACCGAATCCAACGGTTCGTCCTCGATGGCGACCGTCTGCGGCACCTCGCTGGCGCTGATGGATGCCGGCGTGCCGATGGCGCGTCCGGTGGCTGGTATCGCCATGGGCCTGATCCTGGAAGGCGAAAAGTTCGCCGTTCTCAGCGACATCCTGGGTGACGAAGATCACCTGGGCGACATGGACTTCAAGGTTGCCGGTACCGACCAGGGCATCACCTCGCTGCAGATGGATATCAAGATCGCCGGCATCACCGAGCAGATCATGCAGATCGCCCTTGGCCAGGCCAAGGACGGCCGTATCCACATCCTGGGTGAAATGGCCAAGGCCATCTCGGCCAGCCGTGGCGAAGTGGGCGAGTTCGCTCCCCGCATCGAAACCATGAAGATCCCGACCGAAAAGATCCGCGAAGTGATCGGCACCGGCGGCAAGGTGATCCGCGAGATCGTCGAAAAGACCGGCGCCAAGATCAATATCGAGGATGACGGTACGATCAAGATCGCATCGTCCGACGGCAGCCAGATCGAAGCGGCCATCAAGTGGATCCGCTCGATCACCGACGAAGCCGAAGTGGGTGCCATCTATCAGGGCACCGTCGTCAAGACCGCCGATTTCGGCGCCTTCGTCAACTTCTTCGGCGCCAAGGACGGCCTGGTGCACATCTCCCAGCTGGCCGATCAGCGCGTTGCCAAGACCACCGACGTGGTCAAGGAAGGCGACAAGGTCTGGGTCAAGCTCTTGGGCTTTGACGAGCGCGGCAAGGTCCGCCTCTCCATGAAGGTCGTCGACCAGGCGACCGGCAAGGAAATCAAGACCGAAGAAGCCGCTGCCGAGTAA
- a CDS encoding L,D-transpeptidase, with product MIGMPLALAACTTSRAPVVEEPRIDPYYQAMYGPVYNEPFPIAAMDLRRVDPQWWRQEVPYITSEPVGTIVVDTPARFLYLVLEGGRALRYGIGVGKSEALVFRGTATIGRKAQWPRWTPTQSMIKREPDRYGPYAGGMEGGPTNPLGPRALYLYKGGRDTLFRLHGTTEPYTIGTNVSSGCIRLMNQDILDLYARVPTGTRVTVIN from the coding sequence ATGATCGGTATGCCCCTCGCTCTGGCCGCCTGCACCACATCGCGCGCCCCGGTGGTCGAAGAGCCCCGCATCGATCCCTATTACCAGGCCATGTATGGCCCCGTTTATAACGAACCCTTCCCGATTGCCGCGATGGACCTGCGCCGCGTCGATCCGCAATGGTGGCGCCAGGAGGTTCCCTACATCACCTCCGAGCCCGTTGGCACCATCGTCGTCGATACCCCCGCTCGCTTCCTCTACCTGGTGCTCGAAGGCGGCCGCGCGCTGCGCTATGGCATCGGTGTCGGCAAGAGCGAAGCCCTGGTGTTCCGCGGCACTGCCACGATCGGCCGCAAGGCCCAGTGGCCGCGCTGGACGCCCACCCAGTCCATGATCAAGCGCGAGCCCGACCGCTACGGTCCCTATGCCGGCGGCATGGAAGGCGGCCCCACCAATCCGCTCGGCCCGCGTGCCCTCTATCTCTATAAGGGCGGCCGGGACACGCTCTTCCGCCTGCATGGCACGACCGAGCCCTATACCATCGGCACCAATGTTTCCTCGGGCTGCATCCGCCTGATGAACCAGGACATCCTCGATCTTTATGCCCGCGTCCCCACCGGCACGCGCGTCACGGTGATCAATTAA
- a CDS encoding histidine phosphatase family protein has product MTKLVLIRHSMPLIDSARPAQDWVLSAEGHAAAVVLAERLTDRGIAAMVSSDEPKARQTGEAIAAALRLPLTLDRDLREHERANTGYLPRPEFEASIARFFAQPEELVFGEETADQVFERFSGAVRRGLEPGHGTVALVTHGTALTLYLARTIGIAPLPFWRSLTLPMAIEVEGAALDIL; this is encoded by the coding sequence ATGACCAAGCTGGTCCTTATCCGGCACAGCATGCCGCTGATCGATTCAGCACGGCCCGCCCAAGATTGGGTGCTCAGTGCAGAAGGCCACGCGGCGGCGGTCGTGCTTGCCGAACGGCTGACCGATCGGGGAATAGCCGCAATGGTCTCCAGCGACGAGCCAAAGGCCCGCCAAACCGGCGAGGCGATCGCCGCCGCTTTGCGGCTGCCGCTCACCCTGGACAGAGACCTGCGCGAGCATGAGCGGGCAAATACAGGCTATCTGCCAAGGCCCGAATTCGAGGCAAGCATCGCCCGGTTCTTTGCCCAGCCCGAAGAGCTGGTTTTCGGCGAAGAGACGGCGGACCAGGTCTTCGAGCGCTTTTCGGGTGCGGTAAGGCGCGGTCTGGAGCCAGGCCACGGCACTGTCGCTCTGGTCACGCATGGCACGGCGCTGACCCTCTACCTCGCCCGCACGATCGGCATTGCTCCGCTCCCATTCTGGCGCTCGTTGACCCTTCCAATGGCGATAGAGGTTGAAGGCGCAGCGTTGGATATCCTCTAG
- the infB gene encoding translation initiation factor IF-2, with the protein MADNDDKRTDDTGAKKTLTLKGGPGLGNRPGMSRGPSRSTVVVEKRTRRVPTPGAPSGVPQRPQSSGAPSQGRPPQGRPAPQQRAPLGLSAAESEARRQALALAAARQSEDRERFAAEEARRIEEDARRRQIREEAARQEEERRQATEAEAGPVTTPAPVAEPQPEEPAAPQAEAAPAYTPASQRNAGPSSVRVVAGRPGQPPRPPRAERPSNTRPENERGANALIRPGTAGARPGAPGARPSGTAGRPAGERRPAGAGMAPIGNVPPAPPSEADGRKIRTGAPVTRPTSEAELENARRASRAAPERPVRRNDEGNARGRLTVASATTESDRDRGPSLAAMRRRRDKKMGRNQQTAPKLSREVTIPEAITVGELANRMAERSVTVIKMLMAQGQMATINDVLDADTAELIAAELGHTVKRVSDADVEEGLYDIPADDKAEDLTDRAPVVTIMGHVDHGKTSLLDAIREANVVSGEAGGITQHIGAYQVEKNGHKITFLDTPGHEAFTAMRARGAQATDIAVLVVAADDGVMPQTIESIKHAKAAGVPIIVAINKMDKPEANPTRVRTELLQHEVFVESMGGDVLDVEVSAKTQAGLDKLLETILLQAEVLELRVARDGRAEGLVIEAKLDRGRGAVATVLVQRGTLHVGDILVAGTEFARVRALINDKGEQVKEAGPSIPVEVLGFTGVPSAGDRFSVVETEARAREVTEYRQRAIREKTAGGGATSLEQMMNQLKIAGISKFPLIIKGDVQGSVEAIVASLNKLSTDEVSAQILMSGVGGITESDVTLAAASNAIVIGFNVRANKQAQDLATRDGIEIRYYNIIYDLVDDVKSAMSGLLKPERRETFIGYAEILEVFSITKVGKVAGCRVTEGIVERGAGVRLLRDNVVIHEGKLKTLKRFKDEVKEVQMGQECGMAFENYEDIRQGDVIECFRVETVQRTL; encoded by the coding sequence ATGGCTGATAACGACGACAAGCGCACGGACGACACTGGCGCCAAGAAGACGCTGACACTCAAGGGGGGCCCGGGTCTGGGCAATCGCCCCGGCATGTCGCGTGGACCGTCGCGCAGCACAGTGGTCGTCGAGAAGCGCACCCGCCGCGTCCCCACGCCGGGTGCTCCCAGTGGTGTGCCGCAACGCCCGCAATCGTCGGGTGCGCCAAGCCAGGGGCGTCCGCCTCAGGGCCGCCCTGCACCCCAGCAGCGGGCGCCGCTCGGCCTGTCCGCCGCGGAATCGGAGGCCCGTCGCCAGGCCCTGGCGCTGGCCGCTGCCCGCCAGAGCGAGGATCGTGAGCGCTTTGCCGCCGAAGAGGCCCGCCGCATCGAAGAAGATGCGCGCCGCCGCCAGATTCGCGAGGAAGCTGCACGTCAGGAAGAAGAACGCCGCCAGGCCACCGAGGCCGAAGCGGGTCCTGTAACGACCCCTGCCCCCGTGGCCGAGCCGCAGCCGGAAGAGCCTGCGGCCCCGCAGGCGGAAGCCGCGCCGGCCTATACTCCGGCCTCCCAGCGCAATGCCGGCCCCTCAAGCGTGCGTGTCGTAGCGGGCCGCCCAGGCCAGCCGCCGCGCCCGCCCCGGGCCGAACGGCCCAGCAATACGCGCCCTGAAAACGAACGCGGTGCCAATGCGCTGATTCGTCCGGGCACCGCTGGCGCCCGTCCTGGTGCTCCCGGCGCTCGTCCTTCGGGCACTGCCGGCCGCCCGGCCGGCGAACGCCGTCCGGCTGGTGCCGGCATGGCCCCGATCGGCAATGTGCCCCCTGCCCCGCCCAGCGAGGCCGATGGCCGCAAGATCCGGACCGGCGCGCCCGTTACCCGGCCGACCTCGGAAGCCGAGCTCGAAAATGCCCGCCGCGCCTCGCGCGCTGCGCCCGAGCGCCCGGTTCGCCGTAACGATGAGGGCAATGCCCGCGGCCGCCTGACCGTTGCCAGCGCCACGACAGAGAGCGATCGCGATCGCGGTCCCTCGCTGGCCGCCATGCGCCGCCGCCGCGACAAGAAGATGGGCCGCAACCAGCAGACCGCGCCCAAGCTCAGCCGCGAAGTGACCATTCCGGAAGCCATCACGGTGGGCGAGCTGGCCAACCGCATGGCCGAACGCTCCGTTACCGTCATCAAGATGCTGATGGCGCAGGGCCAGATGGCCACGATCAACGATGTGCTCGATGCCGATACGGCCGAGCTGATCGCGGCCGAACTGGGCCATACGGTCAAGCGCGTTTCCGATGCGGACGTCGAAGAAGGTCTCTATGACATCCCGGCCGACGACAAGGCCGAGGATCTGACCGATCGTGCGCCGGTGGTGACCATTATGGGTCACGTCGACCACGGCAAGACCAGCCTGCTCGACGCGATCCGCGAGGCCAATGTCGTTTCCGGCGAAGCCGGCGGCATTACCCAGCATATCGGCGCCTATCAGGTCGAAAAGAACGGTCACAAGATCACCTTCCTTGACACCCCGGGCCACGAGGCGTTCACCGCCATGCGTGCCCGCGGCGCCCAGGCGACCGATATCGCGGTGCTGGTGGTGGCGGCCGATGACGGCGTGATGCCCCAGACCATCGAATCCATCAAGCATGCCAAGGCGGCTGGGGTTCCGATCATCGTGGCCATCAACAAGATGGACAAGCCCGAAGCCAATCCGACCCGCGTTCGCACCGAGCTGCTGCAGCACGAAGTGTTCGTGGAATCGATGGGCGGCGACGTACTCGACGTGGAAGTGTCGGCCAAGACCCAGGCGGGTCTCGACAAGCTGCTCGAAACCATTCTGCTGCAGGCCGAAGTGCTCGAACTGCGCGTGGCCCGCGACGGCCGTGCCGAAGGTCTGGTCATCGAAGCCAAGCTCGATCGCGGCCGCGGTGCGGTGGCGACGGTGCTGGTGCAGCGCGGTACCCTCCATGTCGGCGACATTCTCGTTGCCGGCACCGAATTTGCCCGCGTCCGCGCCCTGATCAATGACAAGGGCGAGCAGGTCAAGGAAGCCGGTCCCTCCATTCCGGTGGAAGTGCTTGGCTTTACCGGTGTGCCGAGCGCGGGCGACCGCTTCTCGGTGGTGGAAACCGAAGCCCGTGCCCGCGAGGTCACCGAATATCGTCAGCGCGCCATCCGTGAAAAGACGGCCGGGGGCGGTGCGACGAGCCTTGAGCAGATGATGAATCAGCTCAAGATCGCCGGCATCTCCAAGTTCCCGCTGATCATCAAGGGCGACGTGCAGGGTTCGGTTGAAGCCATCGTTGCTTCGCTCAACAAGCTCTCGACCGACGAAGTGTCGGCGCAGATCCTGATGAGCGGGGTGGGCGGCATCACCGAATCGGACGTGACCCTGGCGGCGGCGTCCAATGCCATCGTCATCGGCTTCAACGTGCGCGCCAACAAGCAGGCCCAGGATCTGGCGACCCGCGACGGCATCGAGATCCGCTATTACAACATCATCTACGATCTCGTGGATGACGTGAAATCGGCGATGAGCGGCCTGCTCAAGCCCGAGCGCCGCGAAACCTTCATCGGTTATGCCGAGATCCTGGAAGTCTTCTCGATCACCAAGGTCGGCAAGGTCGCCGGTTGCCGGGTCACCGAGGGCATTGTGGAACGCGGCGCCGGCGTGCGCCTGCTGCGCGACAACGTCGTCATCCACGAAGGCAAGCTCAAGACGCTCAAGCGCTTCAAGGACGAAGTCAAGGAAGTGCAGATGGGCCAGGAATGCGGCATGGCCTTCGAAAACTACGAAGACATCCGCCAGGGCGACGTCATCGAATGCTTCCGCGTCGAAACGGTGCAGCGGACGCTGTAA